The proteins below come from a single Pristiophorus japonicus isolate sPriJap1 chromosome 18, sPriJap1.hap1, whole genome shotgun sequence genomic window:
- the LOC139229301 gene encoding sphingosine-1-phosphate phosphatase 2-like yields the protein MSDLLNKLRGPELVAEFQGICGLSLISEDKSVPRHFPEADRQAQPVSTPRSHAAWRGEHVTTETNGTVSGTPVPRKKYKIENYFLYYLFMFAATLGQEVFYITFLPFCYWNIDPYVARRVINIWAIVMYIGQASKDVLKWPRPPSPPVVKLEVRVDAEYGMPSTHAMAATAIPFSFLLATMNRYEYPCELGLLLAVTICALVSLSRIYTGMHTVLDVLCGVAITALLVAVSYPFWDAIEAFQMRNCFAPLLTLSLSFLLSIYYPELDHWSTARGDTTNIVSAGAGAAVATWINHQWDLVPEPFSAPPYEIPPLSTGLICRMGARFTIGIVIVFFARQAIKSAALALVCRLAGVSPGDQEARKLLRVEVPYKYITYSCLGVVGLAVCPAVHRYLSL from the exons ATGTCCGATTTGCTGAATAAACTCCGGGGGCCGGAGCTGGTGGCTGAGTTTCAGGGGATATGCGGACTCAGCCTGATTTCAGAGGACAAATCAGTTCCTCGGCACTTCCCTGAAGCGGACAGACAGGCACAGCCAGTTTCCACACCCCGATCACACGCTGCATGGAGGGGAGAACATGTCACAACTGAAACCAACGGCACGGTCTCGGGGACTCCG GTTCCTCGGAAGAAGTACAAGATTGAGAATTATTTCCTCTACTACCTCTTCATGTTTGCTGCCACCTTGGGCCAGGAGGTTTTTTACATCACCTTCCTTCCTTTTTGCTACTGGAACATTGACCCATATGTAGCTCGGAGAGTGATCAATATCTGGGCC ATTGTGATGTACATCGGGCAGGCTTCCAAAGATGTCTTAAAGTGGCCGaggcctccgtcacctccagtggtCAAGCTTGAAGTGCGGGTGGATGCAGAGTATGGGATGCCCTCCACTCACGCCATGGCTGCCACTGCCATCCCCTTCAGCTTCCTGCTGGCCACGATGAACAGGTACGAG TACCCCTGTGAGCTGGGACTGCTGCTAGCTGTGACTATTTGTGCCTTGGTCTCCCTCAGCCGTATTTACACGGGGATGCATACAGTTTTG GATGTGCTCTGTGGAGTTGCAATCACTGCTCTGCTGGTGGCTGTATCCTACCCTTTCTGGGATGCTATTGAGGCCTTTCAGATGAGGAACTGTTTTGCTCCTTTACTAACATTGTCGCTGTCCTTCCTGCTGTCTATATACTACCCTGAGCTGGATCACTGGAGCACAGCACGGGGAGACACCACCAATATTGTCAGTGCTGGCGCTGGGGCTGCTGTGGCCACCTGGATCAATCATCAGTGGGACCTCGTCCCAGAACCTTTCTCGGCCCCACCCTACGAGATCCCTCCGCTGTCGACTGGATTAATCTGCAGGATGGGCGCCCGATTCACCATCGGGATCGTGATTGTGTTTTTCGCTCGGCAGGCTATAAAGTCTGCAGCCTTGGCTCTCGTCTGCAGATTGGCCGGAGTCTCCCCTGGAGACCAGGAAGCTCGGAAACTCTTGCGGGTGGAAGTCCCTTACAAGTATATTACCTATAGCTGCCTTGGAGTTGTTGGACTTGCAGTGTGTCCGGCAGTGCATAGATATTTATCACTTTGA